A section of the Corvus hawaiiensis isolate bCorHaw1 chromosome 14, bCorHaw1.pri.cur, whole genome shotgun sequence genome encodes:
- the TMEM35A gene encoding novel acetylcholine receptor chaperone — MASPRTITIVALSVALGLFFVFMGTIKLTPRLSRDAYNEMKRAYKSYVRALPMLKKMGVSSILLRKSIGALEVACGIVMTLVPGRPKDVANFLLLLLVLAVLFFHQLVGDPLKRYAHALVFGILLTCRLLIARQPEELPPEKRMLSVNGDEQPLIHEAAPEKGKMKVS, encoded by the exons ATGGCATCTCCCAGGACCATCACCATCGTCGCCCTCTCGGTGGCCCTGGGGCTCTTCTTCGTCTTTATGGGGACCATCAAACTGACCCCCCGGCTCAGCAGGGATGCCTACAATGAGATG AAACGAGCATACAAAAGCTACGTGCGGGCTCTGCCCATGCTCAAGAAGATGGGAGTCAGCTCCATCCTCCTCCGCAAGAGCATCGGCGCCCTGGAAGTGGCGTGCGGCATTGTCATGACACTGGTGCCTGGTCGCCCCAAAGACGTGGCcaacttcctcctcctcctcctcgtgcTGGCTGTGCTCTTTTTCCACCAGCTCGTGGGGGACCCCCTCAAGCGTTATGCCCACGCCCTGGTCTTTGGGATCCTGCTCACCTGCCGCCTGCTGATTGCCCGCCAGCCCGAGGAGCTGCCGCCCGAGAAGAGGATGCTGTCGGTGAACGGGGATGAGCAGCCACTCATCCATGAAGCAGCTCCTGAGAAAGGCAAAATGAAGGTATCCTAG
- the CENPI gene encoding centromere protein I isoform X1, which yields MQRRQSHKTPKQPLHVRRKSQTDLSAWRKGGRIDSEKPLQSHQSANDQKYDSQEASLEQALSYLETVQDHVVLKNSVLQKHLDAVESTALKQGLPPEGFEILLNVVLSGKFADTVNTRLLKSLIPASVIPECSVVKAVSWLCVSKCSGNIQLLFLRWLITMFDFIDCKEQLHALYGIFFFFLQDEKMCPYICHLLYLLTRRENVKPFRIRRLLNLQAKMGMQPHLQALLSLYKLFCPELVTITLPGKMKIYFKNSDGPWKAAISAVRQRNQGTSPLSQTVFLGICQPQSRKRKWNAHLVIPASSTNTNNLEEDKDKNHVNLYNSNESFPVEQLRTFPQLLQHIHCLEFPSRMGSVLTNPLLLHYMNCVKDESIYLRLYYWMGQMLQEECSWCVVDNPSKEEFKSFLKTIYKAECFLQEGFSACEEFLYKTLPLWDGSCCQSEVLSLVSWIPLSSVSDIKSYLYDPLAQLFFTSSIYFKCSVLESLKELLQNWLNCNVIQEDLEFSSLNTTLSGLVNVVAELVHFVGRISTAALRLENNSTFLLYFILDFYGIVCDMYLKYNLPLLIMPPAGVFYPALLTMDSVNLNQLCHIMYRYRTNLVAAKENELSKKKILQFKFSSQTYQEYNQYITAMVGCLWTSSVFEKDIHPQGLRMDDKLLSKTAVKELKTSFNIVNHPAMMGYSIQFLQQICPDDTTFNFKLIKGKRWDWYLEYLYSQGLKGLKVFIESSIRRVSQASHNKAASVEV from the exons ATGCAGCGAAGACAGAGtcacaaaaccccaaagcagccTCTGCACGTTCGCCGTAAAAGCCAAACTGATCTCTCTGCGTGGCGAAAAGGAGGGAGAATTGACTCTGAAAAACCTTTGCAGAGTCATCAATCTGCTAACGATCAGAAATATGATAGCCAGGAAGCGTCTCTAGAGCAAGCTTTGAGCTACTTGGAGACAG TTCAAGACCATGTTGTGCTGAAGAACAGTGTTCTGCAGAAACACCTGGATGCTGTGGAAAGCACTGCCCTGAAGCAAGGGCTGCCCCCTGAAGGGTTTGAGATACTGCTGAACGTGGTGCTCAGTGGCAAATTTG ctgataCGGTGAATACTCGTTTATTGAAGAGCCTGATTCCTGCCTCAGTGATACCAGAATGTTCTGTAGTTAAGGCTGTGTCTTGGCTCTGTGTCAGCAAATGCTCAGGCAACATCCAG ctgctttttttaaGGTGGCTGATCACAATGTTTGACTTCATTGATTGCAAGGAACAACTTCATGCCCTCTATGGtatcttcttcttcttcctgcaaGATGAGAAGATG TGCCCCTACATCTGCCACCTGCTCTACCTGCTGACCAGGAGAGAAAATG TCAAGCCTTTTCGGATTAGAAGACTGCTTAACCTCCAAGCAAAAATG GGAATGCAGCCTCATCTGCAAGCTCTACTATCCCTTTACAAACTTTTCTGCCCAGAACTGGTGACCATAACCCTTCCTGGGAAAATGAAG aTTTACTTCAAGAATTCAGACGGCCCATGGAAAGCAGCAATCAGTGCAGTAAGGCAAAGAAACCAGGGGacctctcccctctcccagaCAGTGTTTTTAGGCATATGTCAACCTCAGTCACGAAAAAGG AAATGGAATGCCCACTTGGTTATACCTGCAAGCAGCACAAACACAAATAATTTAGAAGAGGACAAGGATAAGAACCATGTTAATTTGTACAATTCAAATGAGTCGTTTCCAGTGGAGCAGCTGCGGACATTCCCTCAGCTCCTACAACATATTCACTGTCTAGAG tttcCTTCCCGGATGGGTTCAGTGCTAACAAACCCCTTATTGCTTCACTACATGAACTGTGTGAAAGATGAATCTATTTACCTGAGGCTCTACTATTGGATGGGCCAGATGCTCCAGGAAG AATGCTCCTGGTGTGTGGTTGATAACCCATCTAAAGAAGAATTCAAGAGCTTCCTGAAAACTATCTACAAGGCAGAATGTTTCTTGCAA GAGGGCTTTTCTGCCTGTGAAGAGTTCCTTTATAAGACCCTTCCTCTCTGGGatggctcctgctgccagtcAGAAGTCCTCAGTCTCGTGAGTTGGATCCCCCTCAGCAGTGTCTCTG ATATTAAGTCATATCTCTATgatcccctggcacagctctttTTCACATCATCCATTTACTTTAAG TGCAGTGTTCTTGAGAGCCTGAAAGAGCTGTTGCAGAACTGGTTAAATTGCAATGTGATTCAAGAGGATTTGgagttttcttcttt GAACACCACCCTCTCTGGGCTAGTGAATGTGGTGGCTGAACTGGTCCACTTTGTGGGACGGATCTCTACTGCTGCTCTGCGTCTGGAAAACAATTCCACGTTTTTGCTCTACTTCATTCTGGATTTCTATGGCATT GTGTGTGACATGTACCTGAAGTACAACCTGCCTTTGCTGATAATGCCTCCTGCTGGGGTTTTCTACCCAGCACTGCTCACCATGGATTCTGTCAACTTGAATCAGCTCTGCCACATTATGTACAG atatcGAACCAACTTGGtggctgcaaaagaaaatgagCTGAGTAAAAAG AAAATACTGCAGTTCAAGTTCAGTAGCCAGACATACCAAGAGTACAACCAGTACATAACAGCTATGGTGGGATGTCTGTGGACATCCAGTGTATTCGAGAAGGATATTCATCCTCAAGGTCTTCGTATGGATGATAAACTGCTGAGTAAAACTGCAGTGAAGGAATTAAAAACCAGCTTTAACATTGTCAATCATCCAGCCATGATGGGCTACTCTATTCAATTCCTGCAGCAG ATTTGTCCTGATGATACCACCTTCAACTTCAAATTAATTAAG GGGAAGAGGTGGGACTGGTATCTGGAATATCTCTACTCCCAAGGTTTGAAGGGGCTGAAGGTCTTTATTGAGAGCAGCATCCGTCGTGTTTCCCAGGCCTCTCACAACAAAGCAGCAAGTGTGGAAGTGTGA
- the CENPI gene encoding centromere protein I isoform X2: MLRQHPGNLLLFLRWLITMFDFIDCKEQLHALYGIFFFFLQDEKMCPYICHLLYLLTRRENVKPFRIRRLLNLQAKMGMQPHLQALLSLYKLFCPELVTITLPGKMKIYFKNSDGPWKAAISAVRQRNQGTSPLSQTVFLGICQPQSRKRKWNAHLVIPASSTNTNNLEEDKDKNHVNLYNSNESFPVEQLRTFPQLLQHIHCLEFPSRMGSVLTNPLLLHYMNCVKDESIYLRLYYWMGQMLQEECSWCVVDNPSKEEFKSFLKTIYKAECFLQEGFSACEEFLYKTLPLWDGSCCQSEVLSLVSWIPLSSVSDIKSYLYDPLAQLFFTSSIYFKCSVLESLKELLQNWLNCNVIQEDLEFSSLNTTLSGLVNVVAELVHFVGRISTAALRLENNSTFLLYFILDFYGIVCDMYLKYNLPLLIMPPAGVFYPALLTMDSVNLNQLCHIMYRYRTNLVAAKENELSKKKILQFKFSSQTYQEYNQYITAMVGCLWTSSVFEKDIHPQGLRMDDKLLSKTAVKELKTSFNIVNHPAMMGYSIQFLQQICPDDTTFNFKLIKGKRWDWYLEYLYSQGLKGLKVFIESSIRRVSQASHNKAASVEV; the protein is encoded by the exons ATGCTCAGGCAACATCCAGGTAACTTA ctgctttttttaaGGTGGCTGATCACAATGTTTGACTTCATTGATTGCAAGGAACAACTTCATGCCCTCTATGGtatcttcttcttcttcctgcaaGATGAGAAGATG TGCCCCTACATCTGCCACCTGCTCTACCTGCTGACCAGGAGAGAAAATG TCAAGCCTTTTCGGATTAGAAGACTGCTTAACCTCCAAGCAAAAATG GGAATGCAGCCTCATCTGCAAGCTCTACTATCCCTTTACAAACTTTTCTGCCCAGAACTGGTGACCATAACCCTTCCTGGGAAAATGAAG aTTTACTTCAAGAATTCAGACGGCCCATGGAAAGCAGCAATCAGTGCAGTAAGGCAAAGAAACCAGGGGacctctcccctctcccagaCAGTGTTTTTAGGCATATGTCAACCTCAGTCACGAAAAAGG AAATGGAATGCCCACTTGGTTATACCTGCAAGCAGCACAAACACAAATAATTTAGAAGAGGACAAGGATAAGAACCATGTTAATTTGTACAATTCAAATGAGTCGTTTCCAGTGGAGCAGCTGCGGACATTCCCTCAGCTCCTACAACATATTCACTGTCTAGAG tttcCTTCCCGGATGGGTTCAGTGCTAACAAACCCCTTATTGCTTCACTACATGAACTGTGTGAAAGATGAATCTATTTACCTGAGGCTCTACTATTGGATGGGCCAGATGCTCCAGGAAG AATGCTCCTGGTGTGTGGTTGATAACCCATCTAAAGAAGAATTCAAGAGCTTCCTGAAAACTATCTACAAGGCAGAATGTTTCTTGCAA GAGGGCTTTTCTGCCTGTGAAGAGTTCCTTTATAAGACCCTTCCTCTCTGGGatggctcctgctgccagtcAGAAGTCCTCAGTCTCGTGAGTTGGATCCCCCTCAGCAGTGTCTCTG ATATTAAGTCATATCTCTATgatcccctggcacagctctttTTCACATCATCCATTTACTTTAAG TGCAGTGTTCTTGAGAGCCTGAAAGAGCTGTTGCAGAACTGGTTAAATTGCAATGTGATTCAAGAGGATTTGgagttttcttcttt GAACACCACCCTCTCTGGGCTAGTGAATGTGGTGGCTGAACTGGTCCACTTTGTGGGACGGATCTCTACTGCTGCTCTGCGTCTGGAAAACAATTCCACGTTTTTGCTCTACTTCATTCTGGATTTCTATGGCATT GTGTGTGACATGTACCTGAAGTACAACCTGCCTTTGCTGATAATGCCTCCTGCTGGGGTTTTCTACCCAGCACTGCTCACCATGGATTCTGTCAACTTGAATCAGCTCTGCCACATTATGTACAG atatcGAACCAACTTGGtggctgcaaaagaaaatgagCTGAGTAAAAAG AAAATACTGCAGTTCAAGTTCAGTAGCCAGACATACCAAGAGTACAACCAGTACATAACAGCTATGGTGGGATGTCTGTGGACATCCAGTGTATTCGAGAAGGATATTCATCCTCAAGGTCTTCGTATGGATGATAAACTGCTGAGTAAAACTGCAGTGAAGGAATTAAAAACCAGCTTTAACATTGTCAATCATCCAGCCATGATGGGCTACTCTATTCAATTCCTGCAGCAG ATTTGTCCTGATGATACCACCTTCAACTTCAAATTAATTAAG GGGAAGAGGTGGGACTGGTATCTGGAATATCTCTACTCCCAAGGTTTGAAGGGGCTGAAGGTCTTTATTGAGAGCAGCATCCGTCGTGTTTCCCAGGCCTCTCACAACAAAGCAGCAAGTGTGGAAGTGTGA